Proteins encoded within one genomic window of Novipirellula galeiformis:
- a CDS encoding PQQ-binding-like beta-propeller repeat protein translates to MGVPSSAQELGWPRWRGPNASGAASNGNPPIQWSETENIRWKIEVPGVGSSTPIVLGDRVYVATAVKTGRVNEGADATAAESESGASESQRAERSDARPGRERAGRERAGGVGRGGRGGGGRRSGGGAAPNHYYAFMVLAYERATGAEVWRSTLTEQVPHEAGHNTNTFASASPVSDGERLYVSFGSRGVYCLDLSGKTLWTRDLGKMQTRSQFGEGSSPAIFHETLVVPFDHEGESFIVALDAKSGEEKWRQNRDERTTWATPLITEFNGRTQVITNGSNRVRSYDLATGELIWQCGGQAGNPIPSPVRFEDNVIVMTGFRGYAIYSIPLSSKGDITDSETITWIEEDAAPYVPSPLLYQGQLYFVKANNGVLVSRDAKTGELRIDQTRLPDISTVYASPVAANGHVYLTGRDGMTLVLKHGDSFEVLAKNKLDEEIDASAAIVGDEIFFRGKQHLYCVAK, encoded by the coding sequence ATGGGCGTTCCCAGTTCGGCCCAGGAATTGGGTTGGCCGCGTTGGCGTGGACCCAATGCGTCGGGAGCGGCGAGCAATGGCAATCCGCCGATTCAGTGGAGCGAAACCGAGAACATCCGCTGGAAAATTGAGGTGCCCGGCGTGGGGAGCTCGACCCCGATTGTGCTCGGCGACCGCGTTTATGTCGCCACCGCGGTGAAGACCGGTCGGGTGAACGAAGGAGCGGACGCGACGGCGGCGGAAAGTGAATCCGGGGCGTCCGAATCGCAGCGAGCTGAGCGTAGTGACGCTCGTCCTGGTAGAGAGCGGGCCGGTAGAGAGCGGGCCGGTGGCGTTGGACGCGGCGGGCGTGGCGGCGGCGGACGTCGTTCCGGGGGTGGAGCGGCACCAAACCATTACTACGCGTTCATGGTTCTGGCTTACGAGCGAGCAACCGGAGCGGAGGTATGGCGGAGCACGCTTACTGAGCAAGTGCCTCACGAGGCGGGGCATAACACGAACACGTTTGCATCGGCGTCGCCGGTTAGCGACGGCGAGCGGTTGTATGTGTCCTTCGGGTCGCGCGGCGTGTACTGTTTGGATCTAAGCGGAAAAACATTGTGGACTCGCGATCTTGGCAAGATGCAGACACGATCCCAATTTGGCGAAGGAAGTTCGCCCGCGATTTTCCACGAAACGCTTGTGGTTCCCTTCGATCACGAAGGCGAATCGTTCATCGTGGCGCTCGATGCCAAATCGGGTGAAGAAAAGTGGCGTCAAAATCGCGACGAGCGAACGACTTGGGCGACCCCTTTGATCACCGAGTTTAACGGACGCACTCAAGTCATCACCAACGGCAGCAATCGGGTTCGCAGTTACGATTTGGCAACGGGAGAATTGATTTGGCAGTGTGGTGGCCAAGCGGGCAACCCGATTCCATCCCCGGTCCGATTTGAAGACAACGTGATTGTGATGACCGGGTTTCGGGGTTACGCGATTTACTCGATCCCGTTGAGCTCCAAAGGAGATATCACCGACAGCGAGACGATCACTTGGATCGAAGAAGACGCCGCGCCGTATGTGCCATCGCCGCTGCTGTATCAAGGCCAGCTCTATTTCGTCAAAGCCAACAACGGCGTACTGGTTTCACGCGATGCCAAAACGGGCGAATTGCGGATCGATCAAACCCGGCTGCCCGATATCTCGACCGTTTATGCGTCTCCCGTTGCGGCGAATGGCCATGTTTATCTGACCGGCCGTGACGGCATGACGTTGGTTTTGAAGCATGGTGATTCGTTTGAGGTGCTTGCCAAGAACAAGCTTGACGAAGAGATTGATGCCTCGGCGGCGATTGTCGGTGACGAGATCTTCTTTCGCGGCAAGCAGCACCTATACTGTGTCGCCAAGTAG
- the hemB gene encoding porphobilinogen synthase, with the protein MSQFSRANFPATRMRRVRRHDWSRRLVAENHLSVDDLIWPIFVFDGKGRQPVESLPGVDRIGLDQIPATVESACRLGIPVIAIFPATPSDLKTPDAAEATNPDNLVCRAVRKIKQEAGDALGVLCDVALDPYSSHGQDGLVRDSYVINDETVEVLCQQSRVQAEAGCDIIAPSDMMDGRIKAIRDTLESAGKTNVQIMSYAAKYASAFYGPFRDAVGSSGNLGTASKNTYQQDPAQSDEALHEVALDLAEGADTVMVKPGMPYLDIVYRVKSTFGVPTFAYQVSGEYAMLSAAANHGWLDRDKVILESLLAFKRAGADGVLTYFAEEAARLLQP; encoded by the coding sequence ATGAGCCAGTTTTCACGCGCCAATTTTCCTGCCACCCGCATGCGCCGAGTCCGCCGTCACGATTGGTCGCGACGACTGGTCGCCGAGAACCATTTGAGCGTCGACGACTTGATTTGGCCCATTTTCGTGTTTGACGGCAAGGGTCGCCAACCCGTTGAGAGCTTGCCCGGTGTCGACCGCATCGGACTGGATCAAATCCCCGCCACGGTGGAGTCGGCGTGCCGCTTGGGCATTCCCGTGATCGCGATTTTTCCCGCCACCCCCAGTGACCTCAAGACGCCCGATGCGGCGGAGGCCACCAATCCAGACAACTTGGTTTGCCGGGCCGTGCGCAAGATCAAGCAAGAAGCGGGCGATGCACTCGGCGTGTTGTGCGACGTTGCGTTGGATCCCTACAGCAGTCATGGGCAAGACGGGTTGGTGCGTGATTCCTACGTGATCAACGACGAAACAGTCGAAGTCTTGTGTCAACAATCGCGGGTGCAAGCCGAAGCGGGATGCGACATCATTGCTCCGAGCGACATGATGGACGGCCGCATCAAAGCGATTCGCGACACGCTCGAAAGCGCGGGCAAGACCAACGTGCAAATCATGTCGTACGCAGCCAAGTACGCCAGTGCGTTCTATGGCCCGTTTCGCGATGCCGTTGGCTCGTCGGGAAATCTTGGCACGGCCAGCAAGAACACCTATCAACAAGACCCTGCCCAAAGCGACGAAGCCCTGCACGAAGTGGCCCTCGATTTGGCCGAAGGCGCCGACACCGTGATGGTCAAGCCGGGCATGCCGTATCTCGACATTGTCTATCGCGTCAAGTCAACGTTCGGCGTTCCCACGTTCGCGTACCAAGTCAGTGGCGAGTATGCGATGCTTTCCGCGGCCGCTAATCATGGCTGGCTCGATCGTGACAAAGTGATTCTCGAAAGCTTGCTGGCGTTCAAACGCGCCGGTGCCGATGGAGTCCTGACCTACTTTGCCGAAGAAGCCGCACGCCTGCTCCAACCGTAA
- a CDS encoding carbohydrate kinase family protein has protein sequence MQKQFDVMGIGVSVLDTVMVVDGFPAEESVVRAQQRAVGIGGGIAVATATVGALGGRAAFADLLGFDPMSESILAALRAAAVDVQWVQQVEGQAASVATIWVNAASASASRTIVFAPANDRELPWSDELARGVAAAKILHLNGRHLQTCLRAIEVAKQHGTLVSFDGGAHRYRNEVLPLVRASDLLIVSEHFAHAHFHAQTKSSCHVAPAELVAFLQAEFGSRCVGVTCGERGSWIAQRDETPWHQPATQVTSVRDTTGCGDTYHGAFLFAFSKGFSTRECARVASLVAAQNATELGAFALDAKQVSAMLTSHATEGLQRRLGKRH, from the coding sequence GTGCAAAAACAATTTGACGTCATGGGAATCGGGGTCTCGGTCCTCGACACCGTCATGGTGGTCGATGGTTTTCCCGCCGAGGAATCGGTGGTGCGTGCTCAACAGCGAGCCGTAGGGATCGGTGGCGGCATTGCCGTAGCCACGGCGACCGTCGGAGCGCTCGGTGGTCGTGCCGCGTTTGCCGATTTGCTCGGGTTTGATCCGATGTCCGAGTCGATTTTGGCCGCGCTCCGCGCCGCTGCGGTGGATGTGCAATGGGTCCAACAAGTTGAGGGCCAAGCCGCTTCGGTGGCCACCATTTGGGTCAACGCCGCTTCGGCGTCCGCGTCGCGAACGATCGTCTTTGCACCGGCAAACGATCGGGAACTACCTTGGAGCGACGAATTGGCGAGAGGGGTGGCTGCAGCCAAAATCCTGCACCTCAATGGGCGACACTTGCAAACTTGTTTGCGGGCCATTGAGGTTGCCAAACAACACGGCACGTTGGTTTCGTTTGATGGCGGTGCCCATCGCTACCGCAACGAGGTCCTGCCGCTTGTCCGAGCGAGTGACCTTTTGATTGTGTCCGAGCATTTTGCTCACGCCCATTTCCATGCCCAGACAAAATCCAGCTGCCACGTTGCACCCGCCGAGCTTGTTGCGTTTCTGCAAGCGGAGTTCGGTTCACGTTGCGTGGGGGTGACATGTGGCGAGCGGGGCAGTTGGATTGCCCAGCGTGATGAGACGCCATGGCATCAACCGGCAACGCAGGTCACCTCGGTTCGAGACACGACCGGTTGTGGCGACACGTATCACGGTGCGTTTCTGTTCGCCTTCTCCAAGGGATTCTCGACGCGCGAGTGTGCTCGGGTCGCGTCGCTCGTTGCTGCGCAAAACGCGACCGAATTAGGAGCGTTTGCATTGGATGCCAAGCAGGTTTCCGCGATGCTGACGTCGCATGCAACGGAGGGACTGCAGCGGCGGTTGGGGAAACGGCATTAA
- a CDS encoding class I SAM-dependent methyltransferase translates to MNSDLENTTLDQLTSAVSEKFAWKWDEISIADQPFKLAVASDPDAMLIDACERQDAGEEGVIDPFWATTWRAAAGLDRFLDQVEIKDTPVLELGCGTGHAGIAAMLRGAQVTLTDGVDDPLLLVRMSVWEQRDQCTIQRLRFGIDKIEDQSFPIILGSDVTYLRQLWPELDVCLRQHLAPGGQVLLSDPYRFIANEFREWIQKHDWLYTEHKIELADDPEHPIRIMQLTDAR, encoded by the coding sequence ATGAATTCCGATCTCGAAAACACGACACTCGACCAATTGACCTCAGCGGTAAGCGAAAAATTTGCTTGGAAATGGGACGAGATTTCCATTGCCGACCAGCCTTTTAAACTCGCCGTTGCATCGGATCCCGATGCCATGTTGATCGACGCATGCGAGCGTCAAGATGCGGGGGAAGAGGGTGTCATCGACCCGTTCTGGGCTACCACGTGGCGAGCCGCTGCGGGGCTCGACCGCTTCCTCGATCAAGTGGAGATCAAAGACACTCCGGTGCTTGAACTGGGTTGCGGCACGGGACATGCGGGAATCGCTGCGATGCTGCGAGGTGCCCAAGTCACACTAACCGATGGCGTTGACGACCCTTTGCTGCTTGTCCGGATGAGTGTGTGGGAACAACGAGACCAATGCACCATCCAACGATTGCGATTCGGAATCGACAAGATCGAAGACCAATCCTTTCCGATCATTTTGGGCTCGGACGTGACGTACCTGCGTCAATTGTGGCCCGAGCTCGACGTTTGCTTGCGTCAACACCTCGCCCCCGGTGGCCAGGTACTGTTGAGCGATCCCTACCGTTTTATCGCGAATGAATTCCGCGAATGGATCCAAAAACACGATTGGCTTTACACCGAGCACAAGATTGAATTGGCCGACGATCCCGAGCATCCAATTCGCATCATGCAGCTAACCGACGCCCGCTAA
- a CDS encoding DUF6985 domain-containing protein: MKKTIQIEGLSFTRGEDGDGWCCETSLNGWNGPEKPCDVVIEIDTDDEFSWAASDVERQPTEAQVAAVKFLLENQSRIIERVLDASLCWARYFMQNNEDWFDDDDAIESLADLRDNLGGLDILVRPQAVDGFAWIGFSTDCEWDEEHGLGIAVWKDIVIDVGQADVSFSTPCGGFDEVLPVEEKEIREHLLSSLEEQEQQAEAAYLASLPDSVKLVHAICIGDGDEVQRLKQGGAKVSEVPAQFPAPIFMAIQSQDPTVVAAIIDEGASLSVKNEEGQTPVEFAEQMVENFKITARMQAGDTDAINAMLGGLLGGDSSDPLQSIQDTLDEIRGLGGEFAEAAQDMGELFDALTGELPSRVDGGPAPRDASHDDPRQATLDTLEQWQQILKTLKQST; this comes from the coding sequence ATGAAAAAAACGATCCAAATCGAAGGTCTCTCGTTCACTCGTGGTGAGGATGGGGATGGCTGGTGTTGTGAAACGAGCCTGAACGGCTGGAACGGTCCCGAGAAGCCTTGCGATGTGGTGATCGAGATCGACACGGACGACGAGTTTTCCTGGGCGGCGTCGGACGTCGAGCGACAACCGACCGAGGCTCAGGTCGCGGCCGTGAAATTTTTGCTGGAAAATCAGTCGCGAATCATCGAGCGAGTGCTTGATGCGTCGTTGTGTTGGGCGCGTTATTTCATGCAAAACAACGAAGATTGGTTCGACGACGATGATGCCATCGAAAGTCTTGCGGATCTGCGCGACAACTTGGGGGGACTCGATATTTTGGTCCGTCCGCAAGCCGTTGATGGATTTGCCTGGATCGGCTTCAGTACCGACTGCGAATGGGACGAAGAGCACGGGCTTGGTATCGCGGTTTGGAAAGACATCGTGATCGATGTCGGGCAGGCTGATGTTTCGTTTTCAACGCCTTGTGGCGGATTTGACGAAGTGTTGCCCGTCGAAGAAAAGGAGATTCGTGAACATCTTTTGAGTTCGCTTGAAGAGCAGGAGCAGCAAGCCGAAGCGGCATACCTCGCGTCGCTTCCCGACAGCGTCAAGTTGGTCCATGCGATTTGTATCGGGGATGGCGACGAAGTGCAGCGGCTGAAGCAGGGCGGTGCCAAGGTCAGCGAGGTTCCCGCACAGTTTCCCGCACCCATCTTTATGGCGATTCAGTCGCAAGACCCCACGGTGGTTGCAGCAATCATCGACGAAGGGGCGTCGTTGTCGGTCAAAAACGAAGAGGGCCAGACGCCGGTCGAATTCGCAGAACAAATGGTGGAAAACTTCAAAATCACGGCGCGGATGCAAGCCGGGGATACCGATGCGATCAACGCCATGCTGGGCGGTTTGTTGGGTGGGGACAGCAGTGATCCGCTGCAATCGATCCAAGACACGCTCGATGAAATCCGTGGTCTCGGAGGTGAGTTTGCCGAAGCCGCCCAGGACATGGGTGAGTTGTTTGACGCATTGACCGGCGAATTGCCGTCCAGGGTTGACGGGGGACCGGCGCCGCGGGACGCATCGCATGATGATCCTCGGCAAGCCACGCTCGATACGCTTGAGCAATGGCAGCAAATTTTAAAAACGCTGAAGCAGTCAACGTAA